Proteins found in one Oscarella lobularis chromosome 16, ooOscLobu1.1, whole genome shotgun sequence genomic segment:
- the LOC136196497 gene encoding tRNA (cytosine(72)-C(5))-methyltransferase NSUN6-like isoform X1, with translation MPPSFLVEDVATYIADVVSGKYVKALQHVSAVPPNQTVVRVNTLLATVSQVKSQLLASLAKGSVVTEAECIGDVLLIPGSGKRDVKAVPSQGAIVVDSKCGEAVCRGANVFAPGIVAMSPDVRQGDFVGVFVDVKSSCIRGQKVHESDLLGLHVVFLGNGRAEMSRRDIFIQTSAPRGLAVKMTDPLYLHASLNGVLPRLIFLQNLPSVVAGHVLDPKPGSCILDMCAAPGGKATHIATLMKDLGTVIAIDKTSNKITRVLNLAERLGIKCIKAFQADSRFLVQKDAKDSPDFAPPFRPESFDKIILDAPCSCLGQRPRFDCGPSLRELRSFPVLQKSLLKSAVQLLKPGGELVYCTCTISPEENESQVASFLREFATMKLVKQLPHIGGRGMEGYGLSEKECDMVQRFDVARDDLKRDASSSHDTIGFFIAKFRKARETKKGFRKTTSS, from the exons atgccgccgtctttcctCGTTGAAGACGTTGCTACTTACATTGCAGACGTCGTGTCG GGAAAATATGTCAAAGCACTGCAACACGTCTCCGCCGTGCCTCCAAATCAGACAGTCGTTCGCGTCAACACGCTGCTTGCTACTGTTTCCCAGGTCAAGAGTCAACTCCTGGCGTCATTGGCGAAAGGCAGCGTCGTGACCGAAGCGGAGTGCATAGGAGACGTCCTTCTTATTCCCGGCTCGGGAAAACGAGACGTGAAAGCAGTTCCGAGTCAAGGAGCCATTGTCGTTGACTCCAAGTGCGGCGAGGCAGTGTGTCGCGGAGCGAACGTTTTTGCACCAGGAATCGTAGCCATGTCACCAG ATGTTCGTCAGGGTGACTTTGTTGGCGTCtttgttgacgtcaaatcgagcTGTATTCGCGGCCAAAAAGTACACGAAAGCGACCTTCTCGGGTTgcacgtcgtttttcttggcAACGGACGAGCTGAAATGTCGAGAAGGGATATATTTATTCAGACATCAGCTCCAAG AGGACTCGCTGTAAAAATGACCGATCCACTCTATCTTCACGCCAGCCTCAATGGCGTTCTTCCGCGGCTTATTTTTCTGCAAAATCTTCCGTCTGTCGTTGCCGGTCACGTTCTCGATCCCAAGCCAGGAAGCTGCATTCTTGATATGTGTGCTGCACCAG GTGGAAAAGCGACTCATATCGCAACTCTCATGAAAGACTTG GGGACTGTTATTGCTATAGACAAAACTTCAAACAAGATCACCAGAGTCCTTAATCTGGCAGAACGACTTGGAATCAAGTGCATAAAAGCATTTCAGGCAGACAGTCGGTTCCTTGTTCAAAAAGACGCAAAAG ATTCTCCTGACTTTGCTCCGCCGTTTCGTCCCGAGTCGTTCGATAAAATCATTCTTGACGCTCCCTGCAGTTGCTTGGGTCAAAGACCTCGCTTCGATTGTGGACCCAGCCTTCGTGAACTGCGGTCGTTTCCCGTTCTTCAGAAGTCGTTGCTCAAATCA gcCGTGCAACTGTTGAAGCCCGGGGGTGAATTGGTGTACTGCACGTGCACTATTTCTCCGGAAGAGAACGAAAGTCAAGTTGCTTCGTTTTTGCGCGAATTTGCGACGATGAAGCTTGTGAAACAG TTGCCTCATATCGGCGGAAGGGGTATGGAAGGATATGGCTTATCAGAGAAAGAATGCGATATGGTTCAGCGATTTGACGTAGCTCGAGACGATTTGAAGCGCGACGCTTCTTCCTCTCACGACACCATTGGCTTTTTTATAGCAAAATTTCGCAAAG CACGAGAGACAAAAAAAGGTTTTAGAAAAACTACGTCATCATGA
- the LOC136196497 gene encoding tRNA (cytosine(72)-C(5))-methyltransferase NSUN6-like isoform X3, translated as MPPSFLVEDVATYIADVVSGKYVKALQHVSAVPPNQTVVRVNTLLATVSQVKSQLLASLAKGSVVTEAECIGDVLLIPGSGKRDVKAVPSQGAIVVDSKCGEAVCRGANVFAPGIVAMSPDVRQGDFVGVFVDVKSSCIRGQKVHESDLLGLHVVFLGNGRAEMSRRDIFIQTSAPRGLAVKMTDPLYLHASLNGVLPRLIFLQNLPSVVAGHVLDPKPGSCILDMCAAPGGKATHIATLMKDLGTVIAIDKTSNKITRVLNLAERLGIKCIKAFQADSRFLVQKDAKDSPDFAPPFRPESFDKIILDAPCSCLGQRPRFDCGPSLRELRSFPVLQKSLLKSAVQLLKPGGELVYCTCTISPEENESQVASFLREFATMKLVKQLPHIGGRARDDLKRDASSSHDTIGFFIAKFRKARETKKGFRKTTSS; from the exons atgccgccgtctttcctCGTTGAAGACGTTGCTACTTACATTGCAGACGTCGTGTCG GGAAAATATGTCAAAGCACTGCAACACGTCTCCGCCGTGCCTCCAAATCAGACAGTCGTTCGCGTCAACACGCTGCTTGCTACTGTTTCCCAGGTCAAGAGTCAACTCCTGGCGTCATTGGCGAAAGGCAGCGTCGTGACCGAAGCGGAGTGCATAGGAGACGTCCTTCTTATTCCCGGCTCGGGAAAACGAGACGTGAAAGCAGTTCCGAGTCAAGGAGCCATTGTCGTTGACTCCAAGTGCGGCGAGGCAGTGTGTCGCGGAGCGAACGTTTTTGCACCAGGAATCGTAGCCATGTCACCAG ATGTTCGTCAGGGTGACTTTGTTGGCGTCtttgttgacgtcaaatcgagcTGTATTCGCGGCCAAAAAGTACACGAAAGCGACCTTCTCGGGTTgcacgtcgtttttcttggcAACGGACGAGCTGAAATGTCGAGAAGGGATATATTTATTCAGACATCAGCTCCAAG AGGACTCGCTGTAAAAATGACCGATCCACTCTATCTTCACGCCAGCCTCAATGGCGTTCTTCCGCGGCTTATTTTTCTGCAAAATCTTCCGTCTGTCGTTGCCGGTCACGTTCTCGATCCCAAGCCAGGAAGCTGCATTCTTGATATGTGTGCTGCACCAG GTGGAAAAGCGACTCATATCGCAACTCTCATGAAAGACTTG GGGACTGTTATTGCTATAGACAAAACTTCAAACAAGATCACCAGAGTCCTTAATCTGGCAGAACGACTTGGAATCAAGTGCATAAAAGCATTTCAGGCAGACAGTCGGTTCCTTGTTCAAAAAGACGCAAAAG ATTCTCCTGACTTTGCTCCGCCGTTTCGTCCCGAGTCGTTCGATAAAATCATTCTTGACGCTCCCTGCAGTTGCTTGGGTCAAAGACCTCGCTTCGATTGTGGACCCAGCCTTCGTGAACTGCGGTCGTTTCCCGTTCTTCAGAAGTCGTTGCTCAAATCA gcCGTGCAACTGTTGAAGCCCGGGGGTGAATTGGTGTACTGCACGTGCACTATTTCTCCGGAAGAGAACGAAAGTCAAGTTGCTTCGTTTTTGCGCGAATTTGCGACGATGAAGCTTGTGAAACAG TTGCCTCATATCGGCGGAAGGG CTCGAGACGATTTGAAGCGCGACGCTTCTTCCTCTCACGACACCATTGGCTTTTTTATAGCAAAATTTCGCAAAG CACGAGAGACAAAAAAAGGTTTTAGAAAAACTACGTCATCATGA
- the LOC136196497 gene encoding tRNA (cytosine(72)-C(5))-methyltransferase NSUN6-like isoform X2, which translates to MPPSFLVEDVATYIADVVSGKYVKALQHVSAVPPNQTVVRVNTLLATVSQVKSQLLASLAKGSVVTEAECIGDVLLIPGSGKRDVKAVPSQGAIVVDSKCGEAVCRGANVFAPGIVAMSPDVRQGDFVGVFVDVKSSCIRGQKVHESDLLGLHVVFLGNGRAEMSRRDIFIQTSAPRGLAVKMTDPLYLHASLNGVLPRLIFLQNLPSVVAGHVLDPKPGSCILDMCAAPGGKATHIATLMKDLGTVIAIDKTSNKITRVLNLAERLGIKCIKAFQADSRFLVQKDAKDSPDFAPPFRPESFDKIILDAPCSCLGQRPRFDCGPSLRELRSFPVLQKSLLKSAVQLLKPGGELVYCTCTISPEENESQVASFLREFATMKLVKQLPHIGGRGMEGYGLSEKECDMVQRFDVARDDLKRDASSSHDTIGFFIAKFRKG; encoded by the exons atgccgccgtctttcctCGTTGAAGACGTTGCTACTTACATTGCAGACGTCGTGTCG GGAAAATATGTCAAAGCACTGCAACACGTCTCCGCCGTGCCTCCAAATCAGACAGTCGTTCGCGTCAACACGCTGCTTGCTACTGTTTCCCAGGTCAAGAGTCAACTCCTGGCGTCATTGGCGAAAGGCAGCGTCGTGACCGAAGCGGAGTGCATAGGAGACGTCCTTCTTATTCCCGGCTCGGGAAAACGAGACGTGAAAGCAGTTCCGAGTCAAGGAGCCATTGTCGTTGACTCCAAGTGCGGCGAGGCAGTGTGTCGCGGAGCGAACGTTTTTGCACCAGGAATCGTAGCCATGTCACCAG ATGTTCGTCAGGGTGACTTTGTTGGCGTCtttgttgacgtcaaatcgagcTGTATTCGCGGCCAAAAAGTACACGAAAGCGACCTTCTCGGGTTgcacgtcgtttttcttggcAACGGACGAGCTGAAATGTCGAGAAGGGATATATTTATTCAGACATCAGCTCCAAG AGGACTCGCTGTAAAAATGACCGATCCACTCTATCTTCACGCCAGCCTCAATGGCGTTCTTCCGCGGCTTATTTTTCTGCAAAATCTTCCGTCTGTCGTTGCCGGTCACGTTCTCGATCCCAAGCCAGGAAGCTGCATTCTTGATATGTGTGCTGCACCAG GTGGAAAAGCGACTCATATCGCAACTCTCATGAAAGACTTG GGGACTGTTATTGCTATAGACAAAACTTCAAACAAGATCACCAGAGTCCTTAATCTGGCAGAACGACTTGGAATCAAGTGCATAAAAGCATTTCAGGCAGACAGTCGGTTCCTTGTTCAAAAAGACGCAAAAG ATTCTCCTGACTTTGCTCCGCCGTTTCGTCCCGAGTCGTTCGATAAAATCATTCTTGACGCTCCCTGCAGTTGCTTGGGTCAAAGACCTCGCTTCGATTGTGGACCCAGCCTTCGTGAACTGCGGTCGTTTCCCGTTCTTCAGAAGTCGTTGCTCAAATCA gcCGTGCAACTGTTGAAGCCCGGGGGTGAATTGGTGTACTGCACGTGCACTATTTCTCCGGAAGAGAACGAAAGTCAAGTTGCTTCGTTTTTGCGCGAATTTGCGACGATGAAGCTTGTGAAACAG TTGCCTCATATCGGCGGAAGGGGTATGGAAGGATATGGCTTATCAGAGAAAGAATGCGATATGGTTCAGCGATTTGACGTAGCTCGAGACGATTTGAAGCGCGACGCTTCTTCCTCTCACGACACCATTGGCTTTTTTATAGCAAAATTTCGCAAAGGTTAG